AGCTGCACCGGTCAATATCTGCCGGGTCTTGATGTTATGCTCATCCGCCATTTGGGTTTGTCTGCCCGAGTTAATCGACTGCCGCTGATCTTTCAGGGTTGTGCCGCAGGGTTGAAAGCCATTCAGATGGCGCGAGATGTCGTGCAGGGAGCTCCCGGATCACAGGTCCTTGTTGTCTGTGTAGAGTTGTGCACCATTCATTTTCAGCCCGTACAAGATCGGGAAGCGCTGTTTGCAGCTTCATTCTTCGGAGACGCTGCTTCTTCTTGTGTAGTGGGCACACCAGAATCTCAGCACAAGAATGTTTTGAGTCTGGGAACGGGTTATTCTGTGCTTTTTCCGGATTCGACTGAAGATATGACCTGGGAGGTGGGGAATCTGGGGTATGACCTGTATCTATCCCCACGTATTCCGAAGCTGTTAGGTGTTTACCTGGAAGAGGAACTGCGTCTCTTATTGCAAAGTGAACAGCTTCCTGAACTGTGGGCCATTCATCCGGGAGGACGTGGGATTGTGGACTCTGTGCAGAATGTAATGAAGCTGCGAGACGAGCAAACAAAGTATAGCAGGGATGTCCTCAGAACGTATGGTAACTTATCTTCCAATACCATTCTGTTTGTACTGAATGCGATGCGTGAGGACATGAAGGCACAGGGTCAATCCTCCACAGATGGTGTAGCCATGGCATTTGGACCGGGACTCACCGCAGAGTTGATGAAATTCACTTATGTCCCCTCATTATCTTCAGTGATGGAGGAGCACGATCATGTCCTTTTTTAGAACATTGTCCATTCGGGCCAAGGAAGATGAACTGATGGATGACTTCTCTCTGGGAGGGGAGGAACTGCGTGAAGCGCTTAGACATCTGAGACGTCTTAACAAAATATTTGCAGCACCTGGCCCAACTCTGGCTGGTGTAGAGAAGTTATGGAATTCAGTCGGAAGGCCAGATAAACTGACCCTACTGGATGTGGGCGCAGGTTCAGGGGATGTGAACCAAAAACTACTACAATGGGCGGATCGTCAGGGTGTTCAGCTGGAAATTACGCTGGTTGATCTGACGGAAGAAGCGTGTGAGGAAGCGAGACAACTATTCCGTGACGAACCCCGAGTCCGGGTACAACGTGCTGATCTTACACAACTGCCGGATGCTTCAGCAGATATCGTGACAGGTTCCCAGTTTGTACATCATTTTGACGGAGATCAACTGGTTGATATGGTTTCTCATATGCTGCGAGCATCCAGATACGGTGTCGTCATTAATGATATTCACCGCCATCCCGTATCCTATAAGGCGGTCTGGATTACTACACGGATGATCTCTCGCAATCGGTACATTCGTCATGATGGGCCTCTTTCCGTAGCCAAAGGTTTTACAGGGAGGGATTGGAAGGAACTTAAACAACGGCTCAATCATGATACGATGACTTATGAATGGAAGCCTTTGTTCCGTTACTCTGTTGTTATTCCCACGAAAGGCAGGTGAACTTACGTGTCGAAATCGATAGATGTGATTGTCATCGGAGCCGGAATTGCCGGCAGTACATGTGCCATGCAACTGGCAGGGAAAGGACATGGGACCCTTCTGTTAGATCGCCAGGAGTTCCCGCGACACAAAACCTGCGGTGAGTTTATGTCACCCGAAACCAAGGAGATGTTAGAGGTTCTGGACATTCACCTTCTGGACCATTCGAAGAAACCCAGCACCATGGATCATGCCAAAATCGTTATGCCACAAGGCGGAGTGATCGAAGCACCGCTGCCGGGATTCGCATATGGCATAAGTCGATATGAGCTGGACCAGATTTTGCATCAGAAGGCTCTGGAGGCCGGAGCCCAGATTGTGACCAAAGCGACCATAACGAGCATCGAGCAGCTTGAGGATGCCAGTTATGAGGTTCAGGTGAAACAGGGAGATGAGCGGATCAGTTACAGAGCCAAAGCCGTTATCGGGGCACATGGGACCAAAAAGCCGCGGGGGATGGCTTCCGCACCTGATCTGCGGGACCAAACCGTATACGTTGGCGTTAAGTCCCACTTCAGCGGGATAGAGATTCCCGCACGCGTAGAGTTATATTTTTGCGAGGGTGGTTACGTGGGCATTTCTCCGATTGAGGATGGTATTGTGAATGTTGCCGCATTGTTGACACTGGATACCGTCCAGGGAAGTGGCAAGTCTGTAAACGATATTTTACAGGCGGCATCCCTGACAAACGTGAGTTTGGCAGCCCGTTTAGCCGAAGGAAAACCTGTAGATGGAACGCAAGTGTCGATTGCGCCGCTGCATCTGTCCAACGTTCCTGAACCATGGTCTCAATATCCGCATATTGGGGATGCCATGCTGATGATACCACCCTTATGTGGAGATGGAATGTCCATTGCCCTTCGCTCCTCACTCCTGTGTGCAAGGTGGACTGACAAGTACCTGCAAGGTGACATTGAACATGCCGATTGGCAGAGTAATTACACGCTGGAAGCAAGCCGTGAATTCACTCAATTGCTCAGACGCGCAAGAAGAATCCAAAAGCTGGCTTTTGCCAAAACCAATAAATTCTATCCTGGTCTGGCTCGGATGATCCCCGGTCTAGCCGCTTATGTTGTGAAGGCCACAAGGCTTTCCGAGATGAACGCAGCGCGCTAATAGGCTGAAAATTTGCTCAATACTTATGCAAAGAGGTTGCTAACGGCGGCCTCTTTTTTGGCGTACAAACATTAATTTTGTGGAGACAGTTTGGAAATTCGGGAAATGCTCGTATAATAGAGTCTAATGTAATGATAGAGAGTTAATTCAGATGAAATGTCGGGAGGCACTATTTAAGATGAACTATTCATTTTCCAATCGTATCGCAGCACTGCAACCATCCATTATTCGTGAGATACTGAAGGCTTCTTCGGGACAAAATGTGATTCCATTCTCCGCGGGAAATCCTGCTCCGGAAACCTTTCCTATTGAGGCGATTCGCACATTCACTCAATCCATTCTGGAGCATGACCCCGTCACAGCTCTGCAATATGGGATTACGGAAGGATATGTTCCCCTTAGGGAAGCATTGACTCAACATTTGAAGACAGGTTTTGATACCGGTAAACCATCCGATCAATTGTTCATTGTATCTGGAGCGCAGCAGGGGATTGAACTGGCCTGTAAAGTGTTCTGTAATGAAGGGGACACGATCATCTGTGAGAGCCCAAGCTTTATTGGTTCCCTGAACTCCTTCCGGGCATCCGGTGCAAAGCTTGCCGGTGTTCCGATGGAGATGGACGGTATGGATATCGAGAAGCTGGAACAGGCGCTGCAAACCGAGCCCAATGTGAAACTGATCTACGTGATCCCGAGTTTTCAGAATCCGACCGGTGTAACGACGAGCCTGGAGAAACGGAAGGCCATTTACGAGCTGGCTAAGAAGTATGGCGTTATGATTTTGGAAGATAACCCGTACGGAGAGCTTCGATTCAATGGAGACGATGTGCCAACCATCAAGTCTATGGATGATGAGGGTCTGGTCATCTATGTTGGATCATTCTCCAAAATTCTATCGGCGGGACTGCGCGTTGGTTTTGTACAAGCGCCCCATGAAGTCGTGGAGAAGATGGTTGTTGCCAAACAGGGAGAAGACGTACATACGGCCATGCTTCCACAGATCCTGGCGTACAAGTTCATGACAGAGTATGACTACGCGGGGCACATTAACAGTATTCGTGAGGTCTATCGGAGAAAAGCAACATTGATGATGGACAAGCTGCAAGAGCATATGGGTGAGTCCATTACCTATACCCAACCGGATGGTGGACTGTTCCTCTGGTGTGATCTGCCAGTACATGTGCCCATGCTTGATTATGCCAAGACAGCGGCAGCTCAAGGGGTTGCGGTTGTACCGGGAAATGCATTCCTGGTGAACGAGCAAGACCCTTGTAATGCCATCAGACTTAATTTCTCAACCCCGTCAGACGAACAGATTGTCAAGGGCGTAGAGATTTTGGGGCAGGTATTGAAAGGGTATAACGCTTAAAAATGCTTCAATGTGATATATTTACGAAAAGCCGCCAATTGGCGGCTTTTTTTGGGCTTTTTCTCGCCCTTAATTATCGATTAATGCACTTAATTCTGCCTGAAATACCTTTTGATTCTTCTGATTGAAAGTACTCAGCAGCACTGTAACAATCCCATTTCCTTTTCGTCTGGGAGTCAGTCCAATGACTTCTGCAATGACATGAAGTTCATCATCCGGAAAGACCGGTTTCAGGAATTGAATGTTATTCATTCCAGTGCCCGCCACGACATGCTCTCCATAGACCCCAACCTCAATCCATAATTTAAAGGAGATATTCATCGTTTGCATGCCAGAAGCAATTAAACTGCCGAATCGGCCTTGCTTGGCTTTTTCCTCATCCAAATGCATGTACTGTGGATCATAAATTGTGGCAAACTCAATAATATCACTCTTGGATAATGCCAAGGATGTGGTTTCGTAACGCTGACCTATTACATATTCGCTAAATCTCATGAAGGCACCTCGGTTTCTTAAATATGTTTTTTCGTAGTTGATGTTTTGCTAAGAGACATGACTGGACTGACGTGTTAAAATGCTAGTGAACTATCCCGTGTGTATGGCTGTGTTACTACCATGAAGGACTAAACAGATGAAACTGTCTTTGAGGAGTATATATGATGACAACGATTAAAGATGTAGCCAAGATGGCTGGTGTAGCCAGTTCGACCGTATCTTGCGTACTCAACGATAAAGGGAATGTAAGTGAGCCGACAAGACTCCGAGTACTTGAAGCAGCGAGTCAACTCAATTACGTTAGGCATGGTCCTGCATCGGAATTAAAACGAAATAGTACACAAACTATTGGTATTATTGTCCATGACATGTCCAGTCCGTATTTCTCGGATCTGGTGAACGGAATAGAAACCGTCGTTATGAGTCATGGATACGATATGATCGTATGTAGTTCGTTGGGTGGAGAGAAGTCGACAGCCCATCGTTACATTCGTGAACGAAGAATTGACGGAGCTATTGTTATTGCTCAGAATATTCAAGATCAGTTGCTGATTGAAGCATCTGAAGCAGGGTTTCCAATTGTTGTCATGGATCGGGATCTGGATGCTCAACATATTGTAAAGGTTTTGATGAGAGATACGCAAGGTGGTTACTTGGCTACCCGTTATCTGATCGATAAAGGGCATCGGACAATAGCTTATATTAGTGGCCCGTCACAATCGGAATGTAATCTCCATCGTTATCAAGGTTATTTGAAAGCCTTAAAGGAGGCAGGCATCGAAGAGAACCCCGAATGGAAAATTGGCGGACAATACATGAAGCAAGATGGGTACGATGCAGCCAAGAAACTGCTTGAAGGAGAGTTGCCATCCGCTGTATTTTTTGCAAATGATGAAATGGCGATCGGCGGCTTGGAAGCCTTCAGGGAGCATGATATCTCAATACCTGAGCAGTTATCCGTAATTGGCTTTGACAATATACCTGCATCTCAGTATATGAATCCACCTCTAACCACATTTCGTCAGCCGAAGAGGGATGCAGGCCAGCTTGCAGGTCATGTTCTCTTCCAACTGCTGAACGGAGAGATCGTAGAGACGTTATATACACTGGACATCCAATGCGTGGAACGTGATTCTGTTCGGCTCCTCAACCTGAGTTGAGGAGTTTTTTGCATTCTATAGAATTTTAAATACTTAAAAAGAAAGGAGAGTAGCCATTTATGCATAATATAAAGACGAGGAGTATTTTTTGTTGGAAATAAATGGAGGTTGATACGATGGGCGTACCCACTTTTTTGGAGACAGGCCATATGCAAGAAGGTTTTCCCATTCGGGTAATTCATACAGGAAATCAGTTCAATTATGCTGCACACTGGCATGATGAGGTTGAACTGGTTCTCGTCAATGGAAAGAGCGCCAGAATTGGCGTGAACGACCACGTGTGTGAGTTGGAAAAAGGGGATGTGCTGCTGATCAAACCAGGGGATGTGCACTGCTTTTTGCCAGGGACCGAACATTTGACCATTATCTTGTTCCGACTCGAATTGTTAACGGGGAGTTTCACGACCGAAGCCGAAATTCAGGATCTCGGACAACTTTTCAACAAAACAACAGTTATTCCCTCGAATACGGGAAGTCAGAGCAATCTGACTCAATATATAGATGACATCATTACCGAGAAGAAAAATCAGAAACCGGGATACCGATGGTTAATGGTATCCAGGTTGTATGATCTCATCATACTTTTATTACGTACCAAAGTACCGGTTACCACCGATGAATCTTCATCTTCAGGATGGGCATGTACTTCCTCCAAAAAATTTGAATTCCTTGAATCGGTCTGTGAATACCTGGAGGAGCACTATGCTGAGCCCATTAAGCTGGAACAGGTGGCGGAACATATTAAATTCAGCAAGTTCCATGTCTGCAAGCTGTTCAAAGAGATCAAGGGAGTAACACTGATGGAATACTTGAATCATTTTCGAATTATCAAATCCGAGTGGGCCTTATTGTTCCGTCAGGATACGATTCTGGAGATTGCGATCGGACATGGCTTTAACAATGTTAACTCCTATAATCGTCTTTTCAAAAAATATAATGACTGTACACCCTCCGAATTTCGTAAGAAACATCGTACGAATATCACAAAATATGGAGGGTAATGCACAATATTTGTGGAGAAAGCCCTCTCCAAAATCAATATACTCTAATAAATTGTAAGCGTTTCCTTTTTGAAGGAGGGGGCCTATGAAGAAGTGGTTTAAGCCAACTGTTGTATTGGTATGTGCAGCGATGTTGTTAGCTGGTTGTCAGTTCAGTCCATCGAATCAAACCAAGCAACAGGAGATTACCGTGTGGAGTTTTACGGATGAAGCAGGGTACGCCATTGAGAAATTCGAACAGAAATATCCTGACATCAAAGTGAACTTTGTCAACATCCCCGGTAATTTCTATATCACCAAGCTGAAATCTGCGCTACAGACAACCTCGAAGGCTCCAGATGTATTTATGATTGAAAATGCAAATATTCGAGAACTGATTGACGTTCCATATCTGGAGAATCTATCAGCTTCGCCGTATAACGCCAATGAACTTATTCAGGAACAATATGCTTTTGTTCAGGCCAATGAACAGGACAGTGAGGGAAATGTCAGAGCGATAGGTTATCAGGGAACACCAGGGGGCATCTACTATCGTCGGGATTTGGCGAAGAAATATCTGGGCACCGATGATCCTGAGCAGGTGGGTTCACAGATCGATACATGGGAGAAGATCTTCGAGATTGGAGAGAAGGTACAGCAACTTAGCGGGAATAAAGTACATGCATTGGCGAATTGGAATGCTATATCGAATTCATATGATGGTATACCTTGGGTGAAGGATGGCAAGCTTGTCATCGATCCAACGTACTTGGAAGTGCTCGATCTTGTACGTGAAGCACGTGAGCGGAATGTACTTGCCGAGTATGAAGATGGAAGTGCAGGTTATGCTGCATCCATGCAAAAAGGTGAGGTCATGTTTTATCCCGGGGCAACCTGGGCACTGCAATATACGTTCAAGGCCAACGCCCCGGATACCGAAGGCATGTGGGGCTTGGCTCAGGGACCGTCAGCGTTTAGTGCAGGCGGAACTTATATAGCGATGTATAGTAAAAGTGACAAAAAGGATCTGGCCTGGAAGTTTATTGAGTTTTATAATTTTGACCACGACTTTCTGTCCGAGTTAGCGAAAGAGCAGGATTATTTCACCAGTAACATGGTTGTAAATGATGAACTTGCCCCGTCTCTCTCATCGTCCTATTTGGGAGGACAGAAGCATTTCGAGTTTTTCTCGGAGGCTGCAAAACGGGTACCTGTATACGAACGCACCAAATATGATGCCACGATTAACAATGATATCTACAAGATTGTACTCCAGTTATATCTCAATAAGGACATTCAGACCAAGGAAGAAGTCGTAAAGCGAATCAAACGTGATGTTACCTTGAGATTTCCGGAGCTGGAAGTGGATTAGCTTATAAGCGAGCGAATGAATATACACATCCGATGATAACTGGGGGGATAGAACATGTTTGCCAAAACGATTCGCAAGGACCATTACGGCTACTACTTCATTGCTCCGTTTTTTATTATTTTCACCACTTTTGGGCTGTATCCCATTTTATATTCCCTCTACATCAGTTTCACCAACTTTGATGGAATCACGACACCTGATTTTGTAGGGATCGGTAACTACGTTGCCGTATTACAAGATCCGTTGTTCTACAAAACCTTGTTTAATACGTTATTCATCTGGGGCGTATCTGTAGTTCCACAGCTCACAATCTCACTTGTGTTGGCTTTTATCCTGAACGATAAGCTGCTCAAAGGACGGGACTTTTTCAGAGCCGTATACTTTTTTCCCAACATCGTGACAGCGGCATCACTTGGATTGCTTGTCAGTTTGATTTTTGACTGGCAGTCTGGCGGACTGAATCATTTTTTGGTGCAGACCGGCATAATACAAGATCCAATTAACTGGAAAAACGATCCCTGGTTTATGCGTCTGATTGTATCATCCATTTTGTTTTTTCAATACTTTGGCTATTCCATGGTCATCTACTTAGCCGGTCTTCAGGGCATTGACCCTTC
This Paenibacillus xylanexedens DNA region includes the following protein-coding sequences:
- a CDS encoding type III polyketide synthase, yielding MNQSNSPSDIAILGMGTALPAHPVAQSDIAELIASSLQDRPDLARFARRIFKSCGIETRYTVEPSYLGSLEECRYLPSGEQSDIPTTEERMNTYKREALPLGIEAAEKALEDSGVSPKSITHIITVSCTGQYLPGLDVMLIRHLGLSARVNRLPLIFQGCAAGLKAIQMARDVVQGAPGSQVLVVCVELCTIHFQPVQDREALFAASFFGDAASSCVVGTPESQHKNVLSLGTGYSVLFPDSTEDMTWEVGNLGYDLYLSPRIPKLLGVYLEEELRLLLQSEQLPELWAIHPGGRGIVDSVQNVMKLRDEQTKYSRDVLRTYGNLSSNTILFVLNAMREDMKAQGQSSTDGVAMAFGPGLTAELMKFTYVPSLSSVMEEHDHVLF
- a CDS encoding methyltransferase domain-containing protein, whose translation is MSFFRTLSIRAKEDELMDDFSLGGEELREALRHLRRLNKIFAAPGPTLAGVEKLWNSVGRPDKLTLLDVGAGSGDVNQKLLQWADRQGVQLEITLVDLTEEACEEARQLFRDEPRVRVQRADLTQLPDASADIVTGSQFVHHFDGDQLVDMVSHMLRASRYGVVINDIHRHPVSYKAVWITTRMISRNRYIRHDGPLSVAKGFTGRDWKELKQRLNHDTMTYEWKPLFRYSVVIPTKGR
- a CDS encoding NAD(P)/FAD-dependent oxidoreductase, with amino-acid sequence MSKSIDVIVIGAGIAGSTCAMQLAGKGHGTLLLDRQEFPRHKTCGEFMSPETKEMLEVLDIHLLDHSKKPSTMDHAKIVMPQGGVIEAPLPGFAYGISRYELDQILHQKALEAGAQIVTKATITSIEQLEDASYEVQVKQGDERISYRAKAVIGAHGTKKPRGMASAPDLRDQTVYVGVKSHFSGIEIPARVELYFCEGGYVGISPIEDGIVNVAALLTLDTVQGSGKSVNDILQAASLTNVSLAARLAEGKPVDGTQVSIAPLHLSNVPEPWSQYPHIGDAMLMIPPLCGDGMSIALRSSLLCARWTDKYLQGDIEHADWQSNYTLEASREFTQLLRRARRIQKLAFAKTNKFYPGLARMIPGLAAYVVKATRLSEMNAAR
- a CDS encoding PLP-dependent aminotransferase family protein yields the protein MNYSFSNRIAALQPSIIREILKASSGQNVIPFSAGNPAPETFPIEAIRTFTQSILEHDPVTALQYGITEGYVPLREALTQHLKTGFDTGKPSDQLFIVSGAQQGIELACKVFCNEGDTIICESPSFIGSLNSFRASGAKLAGVPMEMDGMDIEKLEQALQTEPNVKLIYVIPSFQNPTGVTTSLEKRKAIYELAKKYGVMILEDNPYGELRFNGDDVPTIKSMDDEGLVIYVGSFSKILSAGLRVGFVQAPHEVVEKMVVAKQGEDVHTAMLPQILAYKFMTEYDYAGHINSIREVYRRKATLMMDKLQEHMGESITYTQPDGGLFLWCDLPVHVPMLDYAKTAAAQGVAVVPGNAFLVNEQDPCNAIRLNFSTPSDEQIVKGVEILGQVLKGYNA
- a CDS encoding MaoC family dehydratase → MRFSEYVIGQRYETTSLALSKSDIIEFATIYDPQYMHLDEEKAKQGRFGSLIASGMQTMNISFKLWIEVGVYGEHVVAGTGMNNIQFLKPVFPDDELHVIAEVIGLTPRRKGNGIVTVLLSTFNQKNQKVFQAELSALIDN
- a CDS encoding LacI family DNA-binding transcriptional regulator gives rise to the protein MMTTIKDVAKMAGVASSTVSCVLNDKGNVSEPTRLRVLEAASQLNYVRHGPASELKRNSTQTIGIIVHDMSSPYFSDLVNGIETVVMSHGYDMIVCSSLGGEKSTAHRYIRERRIDGAIVIAQNIQDQLLIEASEAGFPIVVMDRDLDAQHIVKVLMRDTQGGYLATRYLIDKGHRTIAYISGPSQSECNLHRYQGYLKALKEAGIEENPEWKIGGQYMKQDGYDAAKKLLEGELPSAVFFANDEMAIGGLEAFREHDISIPEQLSVIGFDNIPASQYMNPPLTTFRQPKRDAGQLAGHVLFQLLNGEIVETLYTLDIQCVERDSVRLLNLS
- a CDS encoding AraC family transcriptional regulator, which encodes MGVPTFLETGHMQEGFPIRVIHTGNQFNYAAHWHDEVELVLVNGKSARIGVNDHVCELEKGDVLLIKPGDVHCFLPGTEHLTIILFRLELLTGSFTTEAEIQDLGQLFNKTTVIPSNTGSQSNLTQYIDDIITEKKNQKPGYRWLMVSRLYDLIILLLRTKVPVTTDESSSSGWACTSSKKFEFLESVCEYLEEHYAEPIKLEQVAEHIKFSKFHVCKLFKEIKGVTLMEYLNHFRIIKSEWALLFRQDTILEIAIGHGFNNVNSYNRLFKKYNDCTPSEFRKKHRTNITKYGG
- a CDS encoding ABC transporter substrate-binding protein gives rise to the protein MKKWFKPTVVLVCAAMLLAGCQFSPSNQTKQQEITVWSFTDEAGYAIEKFEQKYPDIKVNFVNIPGNFYITKLKSALQTTSKAPDVFMIENANIRELIDVPYLENLSASPYNANELIQEQYAFVQANEQDSEGNVRAIGYQGTPGGIYYRRDLAKKYLGTDDPEQVGSQIDTWEKIFEIGEKVQQLSGNKVHALANWNAISNSYDGIPWVKDGKLVIDPTYLEVLDLVREARERNVLAEYEDGSAGYAASMQKGEVMFYPGATWALQYTFKANAPDTEGMWGLAQGPSAFSAGGTYIAMYSKSDKKDLAWKFIEFYNFDHDFLSELAKEQDYFTSNMVVNDELAPSLSSSYLGGQKHFEFFSEAAKRVPVYERTKYDATINNDIYKIVLQLYLNKDIQTKEEVVKRIKRDVTLRFPELEVD
- a CDS encoding carbohydrate ABC transporter permease, whose protein sequence is MFAKTIRKDHYGYYFIAPFFIIFTTFGLYPILYSLYISFTNFDGITTPDFVGIGNYVAVLQDPLFYKTLFNTLFIWGVSVVPQLTISLVLAFILNDKLLKGRDFFRAVYFFPNIVTAASLGLLVSLIFDWQSGGLNHFLVQTGIIQDPINWKNDPWFMRLIVSSILFFQYFGYSMVIYLAGLQGIDPSLLEAAQMDGAKKKHIFIHIIVPMLRPIILFQMITSIIGGIQIFDQPFTLTNGTGGPDRAAMTSIMYLYNVAFQSTRFGYGAAIAFCLFIIIILLSVASFIMTKRKSRS